In Gigantopelta aegis isolate Gae_Host chromosome 14, Gae_host_genome, whole genome shotgun sequence, the following proteins share a genomic window:
- the LOC121389252 gene encoding glycine-rich cell wall structural protein 1-like gives MNTALSTVLFALVCCTALAWYPTYNYGHGAGYHGVAGLHGIGGLHGAAGLHGLAGYGGPVYGHAGYGYGYPGYGYGYGHGYGYGHGHGLGAGLGFAGHGHGLGAGLGFAGHGHGLGLGVRGLGLAGHGHGLGAGLGFAGHGHGLGAGLGLAGHGHGAGLGFAGHGLGLGVRGLGLAGHGLGAGLGFAGHGHGLGLGVRGLGFAGHGHGLGLGVRGLGFAGHGHGHGHGLGFGARGLGLGIRGLGFGGRGFGFGGRGLGYGHALYH, from the exons ATGAAC ACTGCCCTGTCCACCGTTCTGTTCGCACTTGTGTGCTGCACTGCTCTCGCCTGGTACCCCACCTACAACTACGGACATGGTGCTGGTTACCATGGAGTCGCTGGTCTCCACGGAATCGGTGGTCTCCATGGAGCCGCTGGTCTCCACGGACTCGCTGGCTATGGTGGCCCCGTTTACGGACATGCCGGTTATGGTTACGGATACCCAGGTTATGGTTACG GATACGGACACGGATACGGTTACGGACACGGACACGGACTCGGAGCTGGACTTGGTTTCGCTGGACACGGACACGGGCTCGGAGCTGGACTTGGTTTCGCTGGACACGGACACGGACTTGGACTAGGCGTCCGTGGACTTGGTCTCGCTGGACACGGACACGGGCTAGGAGCTGGACTTGGTTTCGCTGGACACGGACACGGACTTGGAGCTGGACTTGGTCTCGCTGGACACGGACACGGAGCTGGACTTGGTTTCGCTGGACACGGACTTGGACTAGGCGTCCGTGGACTTGGTCTCGCTGGACACGGGCTCGGAGCTGGACTTGGTTTCGCTGGACACGGACACGGACTTGGACTAGGCGTCCGTGGACTTGGTTTCGCTGGACACGGACACGGACTTGGACTAGGCGTCCGTGGACTTGGTTTCGCTGGACACGGACACGGACACGGACACGGACTCGGATTCGGAGCACGTGGACTTGGACTAGGCATCCGTGGACTTGGATTTGGAGGACGTGGATTTGGATTCGGAGGACGAGGTCTGGGATACGGACACGCTCTGTACCACTGA